A region of the Candidatus Uhrbacteria bacterium genome:
TCATCGCCTTGAAGCGCTTGCTTGATGAACCGTTGCGCTCATCGAGCTTGCGGCCTTCTCGGTGGCCGAGATTGGAGTCTTGATCGCAGACCGATCCGGGGCACGGCACGAGGACCTGACGCACGGCCGAGACCACCGCATCGACATCGGCTTCCGAGTCGATGACAAAGGTCATGGCGACGCCGTCGCCGATGTTGGCGAGCTGCGGGAAGCGGATGTCCTTGATCAGGCCTTTCAGCACCGGAAAGCGCTTGGGGCGGATGAAGAACAGGGTCGGAATGTCTTCCCCGCGCAGCTTGTATCGATTGGTCTCGACGGTGAACTGCGTATCGGACGGAAGCGACGACTCGCGCGGTGCGGCGTAGCGGTATTCCTTGCAGGCAAACGCATGCTCCGGATCGAGCGTTGCGACGATCTTCACCTTTTCCTTGGAACCGCGCTGGAACAGGGTCTGCTCCAAGATGCGCTTGATCTGCACGGTCTCATCCTCGAGCGTCGCCTGCGCGTAACCGGCGCGACGATACTCAAAGAACGATTGCGCGAGGACGAGTTTGGTCTGCGCGGAGCGCTTGACCCATGCCCAGTCCGACCATTCACGCCCCGGCGGCAAAGGCGCTCGCGCGATATCGAGAAGCTTGATCGGATTGTGCGTCGAGCGGACTTCTTCCGGACGACGCAGCATGTGATGCAGATCGCGATTCTGGCCATTCACCTCCAGCAGACGCGGAAGATACGACAGCAGGTAGTCGTACATTTCCTCGACGTCACGGCAGGAGTCGCGCCAGATCGCATAGTTGCGGTCAAAGTCTGCCGGTAGCCCACGGTACATCGGAACGGTCTTGCGACCGCTTGCACGACGAAGGCTGCCGACAAAGTGATCGTGGAAGGTTTGGAGCAGGGTCTCCATCTTGATCTTGTCCGACCAGCCGAGGCGATCGGCCTTGGCAGAGACGGAGTCGAGCTTGGCGAACAGCATGCGCCAGCGGATGATCTCTCCATACATGACGGAGTGGCGGTCGGAAGCCATGGCACCGAGCTCGCTGCCACGCAGGTGGATCAGGCTCGGAAACTTACGCGCAAGTCTCTCTCGAGACATCTTCCTATCCCTTTCATGGAAAGAACGAGCTTCGACATTTCCACAAAAGCCCGATTTTGGCTAGACCCGAATGCTTTGGACGATAAGGGCGACAGTCGCCAGCCCGAGTCCGATCACCGTCAAACCATTCCACATATTAGACCAAAGTCCGTTTTTCCAGACTCCCATGCGTTTTTTATCATTTGCGATCAGGAGAATTGCCATGAGCAATGGAGCTGCGATAGCTCCATTTAAGGCAGCAGAAGCAACCAGTAGATCAATTGGCGCAAAACCCATCAGGGCAAAAAGGAGACCGAGCAAGGTTGAGCACGCGATTACCGCGTAGAAGCCACGGGCACGGAACCAGGGCTTATCCAAGCCAAGTTTCCAACCAAAGCCTTCAGAAACAGCATAAGCGGTGGAACCAGCAAGAACCGGAACAGCGAGTAATCCAACGCCAATAATACCGAGGGCAAATACGAGCCCTGCTGCGTGACCAGCGACAGGAACCAAGAGGCGTGCAATATCAGCGGCGGAATGGATTTCACCGACTCCTCCGGCGTGGAGCATGCCGGCTGCCGTCAGCAAGATGAACCAGGCGACGATATTAGACAGCAGCATTCCGAGCGCCGTGTCGATACGCATGATACGGAGCTCGCCCACAAGCTTACGATCGGTTCCATTTTTTTTATGCTGGTGACGTTTTTGACGCTCCTCTTCCCACTCTTGTCCGCCTTGCCAGAAAAAAAGATAAGGCGAGATGGTTGTACCAAGAATCGCGAGTAGTAAATAAATAAAATCGCGGCTCGGTACGAAGGTGGGAACAACGGTTGCGGTTGCGGCCATGTTCCAATCGATCGGCCAGACAAAGGCGACAGCGATGTAAGCGAGCAAAGCGAGTGTCAGCCACTTCAAATACTTTGCGTATGTTTTGTAGGAAAGAAAAATCTCGAGACACAGACCGATCAGCGTAAAAACAACCAGCAGTGATGTTGTCGGAACCGGAATAATGAGGCGAGCTGCTTCCGCCATCATCAACAAATCTGCGGCGATATTTACGACATTTGCAATGAACAACAATAGGACTACCGGCACGACCAATGATTTGGAATACTCGCGAATATTGCTTCCTAGCCCCTTTCCCGTAACGAGTACGATGCGTGCACACATCTCCTGTACGGCAAACATCAATGGGAAACTGAATAACAGCGTCCAAAGAGGCGCATAACCAAAACGCGCGCCTGCTTGCGCATAGGTCGCGACCCCTGACGGGTCGTCATCTGCGGCGCCGGTTGTGACTCCGGGGCCGATTATTTTTCCAAAACGCTTCAAACGAGCGAACATGATTTCATTGTAGCAAAAACACCGACAGCTTGCGCTATCGGTGTTTGTTTGGACTGAATATTTATTTACTCTGCTGGCAAGAACCACTTGGCATCGTACTGCACGCGATCGTTCACATGCTCGTACTTGTGCAACTCGACTTCCGAGAACCAGATCGGAATTTCGTTGTTGGCTTCCTGAACATTGCCAGAGGCGTGGATCAAGTTGCGGAGCGGACGGTTCTGCGCGTTGGAGAGCGCATAGGTGTCGTGCGAGAGATCTCCGCGGATTGTTCCGGCCGGAGAGGAGGCAGGCTCCGTTGCACCAACGAGTTTGCGGACCAAGGAAACAGCCATCTCGCCTTCAAGCACCATGGCGACAATCGGCGAGGAGCGGAGGAAGTCGACTAGGCCAGCCTTGATCTCGCCGCCATAGGCTTTGTGATCGGCGTACGGGAAGACTTTTCCTTCTGCCTCGTACTTGGTTTTAGCCTTGGTAAAGACGGCCATCATCCATTCTTCCGTCAGAGCATAGTGCTTATCGACGTCTTCCTGCTCAGCGTGAACCATTTTCATGGCCACGATCTTAAGTCCAACCTGCTCAAAACGGCTAAGAATAGTGCCAATTAAGCCGCGCTGAACGCCATCCGGTTTGATCAATACAAGTGTTTGTTCCATATGATGTGGCAGAGTATACACATATTTCTCCAAACCTTGCAAAATAATCGGCTTTTTGTTAGACTTGAGGCAACTATTTACTGATTTATCTGATATGGGACTTCCTGGCCATCGCCGAACTAGCTCACACAAGCGCCGCCGCGCCTCACATTTTGCGTTAACTAAGCCTTCAATTACGACTGACAAGGCCGGTCGTACGCATCGCATGCACCGTGCCGCCCCTGGCGCCACGGAGTACAATGGTATTGCCATTCACGTAAAAGGCCGCGAGCGCAAGCTTGCCAAGGCCTTGGCCAAGACCAAGCCTCAGCACGATCACAAGCACGACGAGAAGGAGCACGATCACGAAACCAAGAAAGCCGCTCCTCCGAAGGCTAAGACACGTGCCAAGAAAGCGTAAGACTTCCTCAAACCGATCGTTCGCACCTTTGCTCCTATGTCCAATCGTCATCTTGCCCGAGCTCTCGCCATGCAATCCTTGTATGAGTGGGATTTTTATGGCGGAGAACGAGATGCGCATAAGCTGATCGAGCGAAATATTGAGGAGTTTGTTAAAGAATTTGATGAGACGGAGTTTGCGACCAAGATTGTCGATGGCGTTATCAAGCATCAGGCTGATATCGATGCCACGATTACCAAGTTTGCCCCGGATTGGCCTTTAGCCAAGATTACGACGGTTGACCGCAATGTCCTGCGTATCGGTGCATTTGAGCTCTTGTTCAATCACGATATCCCGAGCAAGGTGGCGATTAACGAGGCGATCGAGCTTGCTAAGACATTTGGCGGAGAATCGAGCGGAAAGTTTGTGAACGGTGTTCTCGGAGCCGTGTATCGCGATCAAGTCGCACAAGGCATTACCAAGGACTCGGATAAACCAAAAGAGAAAAAAGATACGCCTGACAAGATCCAGGCTAAACATGAAGGCTCACAGATTAACAACATGTAATTATGCCAACACTTCCGGACCTCGGCCCGCTGGAAGAACGACTGGGGCACGCCTTCCGTGACCGCTCGATCCTCCTGCAGGCACTCACGCATCGATCGTTCTTGAACGAGAACGCCGACCATCCTTACCCGCACAATGAGCGTCTCGAATTTTTGGGAGATGCTGTTCTTGAATTGATCGTTACCGAATATCTTTTTAAGAATTACGCCAATGATGAAGGCGATCTTACCAACTGGCGTGCAGCTCTCGTGAATGCGATTACGCTGGCTGGTATTGCCCGCAACCTTCAATTTGAAGAATTCATTTTGATGAGCAAGGGCGAGGCTAAAGACAAGAATTCAAAAGCCCGTTTGTATATTTTGGCGAATGCGATTGAAGCGATTATCGGTGCGATTTATCTTGATGGCGGAACGCAGGCTGCTGAGAAATTCATTACGTCGCATATTCTTTCCCATTTGAAAAAGATTTTGGAAGATGAGCTGTACGTTGATGCGAAGAGTAAGTTTCAAGAGACGGCACAGGAACTTCTTGGAACGACACCGACATACAAAGTCCTTGAGGAGAGCGGTCCGGATCATGCAAAAGAATTTACGATCGGCGTATATCTTGGGAAGGAATTGGTGGCCGTAGGAAAAGGCACGAGCAAGCAGGAAGCGCAGGTATCGGCGGCGGATGCAGGGTTGGATGCTAAGGGATGGAGAACGACGCCGGCGAAGAAGGATAAATAACGAATCGAGCCACCCAGTTTGGGTGGCTCGTGCTTTTGCCTATCGGTCTATGGCCGACGTGCGCCGAAGGCAACTTTGAGAGGCTCACTTGAGCCGTCGAGACGGGATCGCAGCAGATCCAGAAACTCGTTGTCGAGATGACCGTCGAGATGCTTCAGCAAGCCCGTCATCGCTTGCGTCATGCCAAACGGGCTAAGCGAGAGCCAAGACCCGACCGTTGCGGGGGAGCTCTCCATGAGAGAAAGCCCTTTTTCCAGGTCACCGCGACAATGACCCTCTTGAAGAACTTGGAAAAGAGCGCTCGGTACCTCGAGCGTCCCGTTCACGACTCGCGCACCAAAATCCGTGGCATCGAACTTGAGTGAAGGGTTCTCTACGTAGCGCATTGTCATCCTCCTATGAAACTTTGTCATTATTATTTAATACTGTCTAGACAAATAGAAAGACCCCAAATGCCTATTTTTTAGACACGGGGTCTTGGGATGGCAGCGTCAGGAAGGACCGATCTACCCACTTGCTGTTGCCTACCGAGCCCAGCTCGGCCTCCAGGTGACGAGAGCCCTCATCCAGCAAGCCTGAATGGAATATAGCTTGAATAAGAAAATAGTCAATAGTCGGAACATAACGAAAAACAACTCGAGGTTGCGAGTTGTTTTTCCATGGTGTCCCGAGAGGGAATCGAACCCCCATCCCGTGGTTCGAAGCCACGTATTCTATCCGTTGAACTATCAGGACATTTTTTAGGTAGCGACGTGAGATTAGCCTAGAAAGACATTTGCGACAAGCGTTAGGCTGGGCTAAGGTTTGGCTGCACCTTTAGGAGGATTCATGCCCAAGTCGGAGCTGCCGATCGATATCCTGATAGAG
Encoded here:
- a CDS encoding divalent metal cation transporter, whose protein sequence is MFARLKRFGKIIGPGVTTGAADDDPSGVATYAQAGARFGYAPLWTLLFSFPLMFAVQEMCARIVLVTGKGLGSNIREYSKSLVVPVVLLLFIANVVNIAADLLMMAEAARLIIPVPTTSLLVVFTLIGLCLEIFLSYKTYAKYLKWLTLALLAYIAVAFVWPIDWNMAATATVVPTFVPSRDFIYLLLAILGTTISPYLFFWQGGQEWEEERQKRHQHKKNGTDRKLVGELRIMRIDTALGMLLSNIVAWFILLTAAGMLHAGGVGEIHSAADIARLLVPVAGHAAGLVFALGIIGVGLLAVPVLAGSTAYAVSEGFGWKLGLDKPWFRARGFYAVIACSTLLGLLFALMGFAPIDLLVASAALNGAIAAPLLMAILLIANDKKRMGVWKNGLWSNMWNGLTVIGLGLATVALIVQSIRV
- a CDS encoding nucleoside-diphosphate kinase (catalyzes the formation of nucleoside triphosphate from ATP and nucleoside diphosphate), translated to MEQTLVLIKPDGVQRGLIGTILSRFEQVGLKIVAMKMVHAEQEDVDKHYALTEEWMMAVFTKAKTKYEAEGKVFPYADHKAYGGEIKAGLVDFLRSSPIVAMVLEGEMAVSLVRKLVGATEPASSPAGTIRGDLSHDTYALSNAQNRPLRNLIHASGNVQEANNEIPIWFSEVELHKYEHVNDRVQYDAKWFLPAE
- a CDS encoding 50S ribosomal protein L32 — protein: MGLPGHRRTSSHKRRRASHFALTKPSITTDKAGRTHRMHRAAPGATEYNGIAIHVKGRERKLAKALAKTKPQHDHKHDEKEHDHETKKAAPPKAKTRAKKA
- the nusB gene encoding transcription antitermination factor NusB — encoded protein: MSNRHLARALAMQSLYEWDFYGGERDAHKLIERNIEEFVKEFDETEFATKIVDGVIKHQADIDATITKFAPDWPLAKITTVDRNVLRIGAFELLFNHDIPSKVAINEAIELAKTFGGESSGKFVNGVLGAVYRDQVAQGITKDSDKPKEKKDTPDKIQAKHEGSQINNM
- the rnc gene encoding ribonuclease III — translated: MPTLPDLGPLEERLGHAFRDRSILLQALTHRSFLNENADHPYPHNERLEFLGDAVLELIVTEYLFKNYANDEGDLTNWRAALVNAITLAGIARNLQFEEFILMSKGEAKDKNSKARLYILANAIEAIIGAIYLDGGTQAAEKFITSHILSHLKKILEDELYVDAKSKFQETAQELLGTTPTYKVLEESGPDHAKEFTIGVYLGKELVAVGKGTSKQEAQVSAADAGLDAKGWRTTPAKKDK